A section of the Marinimicrobium koreense genome encodes:
- a CDS encoding PstS family phosphate ABC transporter substrate-binding protein, translating into MNAIKFFKGLALAGSMTCAMAQADVDPNLPDYEAVSGVSGNVNSIGSDTLNNLMTLWAEEFAKFYPNVNIQIQGAGSSTAPPALTQNTANFGPMSREMKASEIRAFEQAHGYKPTAVPVAVDVLAVYVNKDNPIEGLTIPQVDAMFSVTRRCGYSEDITRWGQLGLDGEWENRDLGLYSRNAVSGTYGYFKDNALCGGDYKPGINEQPGSASVVQGVSESRNGIGYSGIGYMTSGVRAVPLARAEGEEFAAPNAENASNGSYPLARFLYVYVNKHPNRPLDPMQAEFLKMVISKQGQEVVVRDGYIPLPASVSKRVTEELGL; encoded by the coding sequence ATGAACGCCATCAAATTCTTTAAAGGCCTGGCTCTGGCCGGCTCAATGACCTGCGCCATGGCGCAAGCGGACGTCGATCCCAATCTGCCGGATTACGAGGCGGTTTCAGGCGTGTCCGGTAATGTGAACAGCATCGGTTCCGATACCCTGAACAACCTCATGACCCTCTGGGCCGAGGAGTTCGCCAAGTTCTATCCCAACGTCAATATCCAGATCCAGGGTGCCGGTTCTTCGACCGCTCCGCCGGCGCTGACTCAGAATACTGCCAACTTTGGTCCCATGAGTCGCGAAATGAAGGCCTCCGAGATTCGTGCCTTTGAGCAAGCTCACGGTTACAAGCCGACTGCTGTTCCGGTAGCGGTGGACGTTCTGGCGGTCTACGTCAACAAAGACAACCCCATTGAAGGCCTCACGATTCCCCAAGTTGACGCCATGTTCTCGGTGACCCGTCGCTGTGGCTACTCAGAAGACATTACCCGTTGGGGCCAACTGGGCCTGGACGGTGAGTGGGAAAATCGTGACCTGGGCCTGTACAGCCGTAACGCGGTGTCCGGTACCTACGGTTACTTCAAGGACAATGCCCTGTGCGGGGGCGACTACAAGCCCGGCATTAACGAGCAGCCCGGTTCTGCCTCGGTTGTTCAGGGTGTGAGCGAATCGCGTAACGGTATCGGCTACTCCGGTATTGGCTACATGACTTCTGGCGTGCGTGCAGTACCGCTGGCCCGTGCCGAAGGCGAAGAGTTCGCCGCTCCTAACGCCGAAAACGCCTCGAATGGCAGCTACCCGCTGGCCCGCTTCCTGTATGTGTACGTCAACAAGCACCCGAACCGCCCCCTGGATCCCATGCAGGCTGAGTTCCTGAAAATGGTAATCTCCAAGCAGGGTCAGGAAGTGGTAGTGCGTGACGGTTACATTCCGCTGCCGGCCTCAGTGTCCAAGCGGGTGACCGAAGAGCTGGGTCTGTAA
- a CDS encoding ABC transporter permease subunit, protein MSERPSTPDARGSLMPNAEQRARLRKVRKFKDGLSRYGVGTAGMMVVGALALIFIYLFSEVAPLLRSSSIEPTADYPFALTSEADPSAHLVLERYEEMGASFSEAGQVHFFNVDSGLALKTFEVPRNQGVSATAVDTSVPNQQLVAYGFSDGSVSVVQETYSLSYPNDQRLVTPGLDYPLGEEPVTLDEQGRALREVAVQSTDAGLMVAGVTEDNQILVGRYRMNQGLFGNGGSVSGDSYSVPSLPGGAQVEHLIVDATGRFLVVADDREQLHFYHVERAEDARLIETLPTERGQVNALEFLVGTLSVIIGTDQGAVSQWFIIRDDNNQFHLTPVRDFGSMPGSVTTIAPEYTRKGFAAGDDQGNVGLFYGTSSSTLVIESVTDQPISQLALSPINGRLLALDNDQRLHIASVWNEHPEISMSSLWQKVWYEGRQQPEYVWQASSGADDSEAKMSLVPLSIGTLKAAFYAMLFAIPLGVMGAIYTAYFMTPKLRGVVKPTIEIMEALPTVILGFLAGLWLAPFLENHLPAVFSILIFLPVTMLAVGLLWSRLPSAIRSNVPEGWEAAILIVPILLTGWACIAISPHVEVWFFDGSMRQWLTNNNIDYDQRNALVVGIAMGFAVIPTIFSIAEDAVFNVPRHLTQGSLALGATRWQTVIGVILPTASPGIFSAVMMGFGRAVGETMIVLMATGNSPVLNFNIFEGMRTLSANVAVELPETAIGSTHFRVLFLAALVLLALTFVVNTLAEVVRQRLRKRYSNL, encoded by the coding sequence ATGTCAGAGCGACCTTCCACCCCGGATGCCCGGGGAAGCTTGATGCCGAATGCGGAGCAACGTGCTCGTCTGCGCAAGGTACGCAAATTCAAGGACGGCCTGTCCCGCTACGGAGTCGGCACCGCCGGTATGATGGTGGTTGGCGCCTTGGCGCTGATTTTCATCTACCTGTTCTCGGAAGTGGCGCCGTTACTGCGCAGCAGCAGTATCGAGCCGACTGCCGACTACCCCTTCGCACTGACCAGCGAGGCCGATCCGTCCGCCCACCTCGTGCTCGAACGTTACGAGGAGATGGGGGCATCGTTCAGCGAGGCCGGGCAGGTGCACTTCTTCAACGTTGATTCGGGGCTCGCCCTCAAAACCTTTGAGGTTCCTCGCAACCAGGGTGTCTCGGCCACGGCGGTTGATACCAGTGTGCCGAATCAGCAGCTGGTGGCCTACGGTTTCTCCGATGGCTCGGTATCTGTCGTCCAGGAGACCTATAGCCTCAGCTATCCCAATGACCAGCGCCTGGTGACTCCGGGGCTGGATTACCCACTGGGTGAGGAACCCGTCACGCTGGACGAGCAGGGCCGCGCCTTGCGCGAAGTCGCCGTGCAGAGCACGGATGCCGGCCTGATGGTTGCAGGCGTCACTGAAGACAATCAGATCCTTGTGGGGCGTTACCGGATGAACCAGGGACTGTTCGGCAACGGCGGTAGCGTATCCGGTGATAGCTATTCCGTGCCCTCACTACCCGGTGGTGCCCAGGTGGAGCACTTGATCGTCGATGCCACTGGGCGTTTTTTGGTGGTCGCGGACGATCGGGAACAACTGCATTTTTACCATGTCGAGCGCGCTGAAGATGCCCGGCTGATCGAGACGCTCCCCACCGAGCGTGGCCAGGTAAACGCTCTGGAGTTTCTGGTCGGTACGCTGTCGGTGATCATCGGTACGGACCAGGGGGCGGTCAGCCAGTGGTTTATCATTCGGGATGATAACAATCAATTCCATCTGACGCCGGTGCGGGACTTTGGCTCCATGCCGGGCTCGGTGACCACTATCGCACCGGAATATACCCGAAAAGGTTTCGCGGCCGGTGACGACCAAGGCAATGTCGGCCTTTTCTACGGGACATCGTCGAGCACCCTGGTGATCGAGTCGGTCACGGATCAGCCCATTTCGCAACTGGCATTGTCGCCCATTAACGGCCGCTTGCTGGCGCTGGATAACGACCAGCGGTTGCATATAGCCTCGGTCTGGAATGAGCATCCGGAAATTTCCATGAGCTCACTCTGGCAGAAGGTCTGGTATGAAGGCCGACAGCAGCCCGAGTACGTCTGGCAGGCTTCCTCTGGCGCGGATGACTCCGAGGCGAAAATGAGCCTGGTGCCGTTGTCCATCGGTACGCTCAAAGCCGCTTTCTACGCGATGCTGTTTGCCATTCCTCTGGGTGTGATGGGTGCCATTTACACCGCCTACTTCATGACCCCCAAGCTGCGCGGCGTGGTTAAACCCACCATTGAGATCATGGAAGCCCTGCCGACGGTCATTTTGGGTTTTCTTGCGGGTCTGTGGCTGGCGCCATTCCTGGAAAATCACCTGCCGGCGGTTTTCAGTATTCTGATTTTCCTGCCGGTCACCATGTTGGCCGTAGGGTTGTTGTGGAGCCGGTTGCCATCGGCGATTCGCAGTAATGTCCCGGAAGGTTGGGAGGCCGCCATTCTGATTGTTCCCATCCTGCTGACCGGATGGGCCTGTATCGCGATCAGCCCACATGTCGAAGTGTGGTTCTTTGATGGCAGCATGCGCCAGTGGCTGACCAACAACAACATTGACTATGATCAGCGCAATGCTCTGGTCGTGGGTATTGCCATGGGCTTTGCGGTGATTCCCACCATTTTCTCGATCGCCGAAGACGCGGTGTTCAACGTACCTCGCCATTTGACCCAGGGGTCTCTGGCCCTCGGGGCAACCCGCTGGCAGACCGTAATAGGTGTGATTCTGCCCACCGCCAGCCCGGGTATCTTCTCGGCGGTGATGATGGGCTTTGGTCGTGCAGTGGGTGAAACCATGATTGTGTTGATGGCCACCGGCAACAGCCCGGTGCTGAACTTCAATATATTCGAAGGTATGCGCACCCTGTCCGCCAACGTGGCGGTGGAACTGCCGGAAACCGCCATTGGCAGCACGCATTTCCGGGTGTTGTTCCTCGCCGCTCTGGTGCTGTTGGCCCTGACATTTGTGGTCAACACTCTGGCCGAAGTCGTTCGCCAGCGTTTGCGTAAACGCTACAGCAACCTGTAA
- the pstA gene encoding phosphate ABC transporter permease PstA codes for MKAWFKSGAPWVWLNGGAVALCMIMVVGLLGLIAVRGFGHFWPADLVQMSVLDRDGDRQEVLGELVRKEVIPARVARTNGYTVAEDVPLVTRYLIKQGNRDLGSDFQWYLDVGMGEWHYPENAIVVERREWGNFYGFPVALKEHGEVISRLGDEDFWPEVEARVERSVDLHNEIRRKEKVEIGSINHKLERLRLERRRLELQGVSPEEMAQAEEQFAVEREALNEEYRRIKAERDAIYEQIERDSFDVETVNGMEKTIHLHNIVRVTRSNHLGVFGKLAHYMDRFWEFLTEEPREANTEGGIFPAIFGTVTMVIVMSIMVTPLGVLAAIYLREYARQGTVLKLIRISVYNLAGVPSIVYGVFGLGFFVYFLGGSIDELFFPASLPAPTFGTPGLFWASLTLALLTLPVVIVSTEEGLARIPSTIRQGSLALGATKSETLWKVVVPLATPGMMTGLILAIARAAGEVAPLMLVGVVKLAPSLPIDGNYPYIHLDQKIMHLGFHIYDVGFQSPNVEAARPLVYATALTLVLLIIILNLTAIKIRNTLREKYRSASD; via the coding sequence ATGAAAGCCTGGTTTAAAAGTGGTGCCCCCTGGGTATGGCTGAACGGCGGTGCCGTGGCGCTGTGTATGATTATGGTTGTGGGCCTGTTGGGGCTGATTGCCGTTCGCGGTTTTGGCCATTTCTGGCCCGCTGATCTGGTGCAGATGTCGGTGCTGGATCGCGATGGCGACCGACAGGAAGTATTGGGTGAACTGGTCCGTAAGGAAGTCATTCCCGCACGGGTGGCGCGTACCAATGGCTACACCGTGGCCGAGGATGTCCCTCTGGTGACCCGCTACCTGATCAAGCAGGGTAATCGGGATCTCGGTAGCGATTTCCAGTGGTACCTGGATGTGGGCATGGGTGAGTGGCACTACCCGGAAAATGCCATTGTGGTTGAACGTCGCGAGTGGGGTAACTTTTACGGTTTCCCGGTGGCGTTGAAAGAACACGGCGAAGTGATCAGCCGCCTGGGCGATGAGGATTTCTGGCCAGAGGTGGAAGCCCGGGTCGAGCGCAGCGTGGATCTGCACAACGAAATCCGTCGCAAGGAAAAGGTGGAGATTGGCAGCATCAACCACAAGCTGGAACGGCTGCGGCTGGAGCGTCGCCGCCTTGAGCTGCAGGGTGTTTCGCCGGAAGAAATGGCGCAGGCCGAAGAGCAGTTTGCGGTCGAGCGAGAGGCATTGAACGAAGAGTACCGCCGGATCAAGGCGGAGCGCGACGCGATTTATGAGCAGATCGAGCGGGACAGCTTTGATGTTGAAACGGTCAACGGAATGGAAAAAACCATTCACCTGCATAACATCGTGCGGGTTACCCGCTCCAACCACCTGGGTGTGTTTGGCAAGCTGGCACACTACATGGATCGGTTCTGGGAGTTCCTGACCGAAGAGCCGCGGGAAGCCAATACCGAGGGCGGGATTTTCCCGGCCATCTTCGGCACCGTCACCATGGTGATTGTGATGTCGATCATGGTCACCCCGCTGGGCGTGCTGGCCGCCATTTACCTGCGCGAGTACGCCCGTCAGGGCACGGTACTGAAGCTGATCCGCATTTCGGTGTACAACCTGGCCGGTGTGCCTTCAATTGTATACGGGGTGTTTGGTCTGGGTTTCTTCGTGTACTTCCTGGGGGGCAGCATTGATGAGCTGTTTTTCCCCGCGTCCTTACCGGCCCCGACCTTTGGTACGCCGGGTTTGTTCTGGGCGTCTCTGACTCTGGCCCTGTTGACCCTGCCGGTGGTGATTGTTTCCACCGAAGAAGGCCTGGCGCGTATTCCCAGCACCATCCGTCAGGGCAGTCTGGCCCTGGGGGCGACCAAGTCGGAGACCCTGTGGAAGGTGGTGGTGCCTCTGGCCACGCCTGGCATGATGACCGGCCTGATTCTGGCCATCGCCCGTGCCGCCGGTGAAGTGGCACCATTGATGCTCGTCGGTGTGGTCAAGCTGGCACCGAGCCTGCCCATTGATGGCAACTACCCGTACATTCATCTGGATCAGAAGATCATGCACCTCGGGTTCCATATTTATGACGTCGGCTTCCAGAGTCCGAACGTTGAAGCCGCTCGCCCCCTGGTTTACGCGACGGCGCTGACGCTGGTGTTGTTGATCATTATTCTGAACCTTACAGCCATCAAAATTCGTAACACGCTGCGCGAGAAGTATCGCAGCGCCTCTGATTGA
- the pstB gene encoding phosphate ABC transporter ATP-binding protein PstB, which translates to MALEDETIKLEVNNLNLYYGDNRALKDINLKIPEKKVTAFIGPSGCGKSTLLRCFNRMNDLVDICRIEGEILMDGSNMYDKKVDVAELRRQVGMVFQKPNPFPKSIYENVAYGLRLQGVKSRRVLDEVVEKSLRGAALWEEVKDRLHDNAFGLSGGQQQRLVIARAIAIEPEVILLDEPASALDPISTLKIEELIYELKDQYTIVIVTHNMQQAARVSDYTAFMYMGDLIEFGDTDSLFTNPTNKQTEDYITGRYG; encoded by the coding sequence ATGGCATTGGAAGACGAGACCATCAAGCTCGAGGTCAATAATCTGAATTTGTACTACGGGGATAATCGTGCCCTGAAAGACATCAACCTGAAGATTCCCGAAAAGAAGGTAACCGCCTTTATCGGACCTTCCGGCTGCGGTAAGTCGACGCTGCTGCGCTGTTTCAACCGGATGAATGACCTGGTGGATATCTGCCGCATCGAAGGCGAGATCCTGATGGATGGCAGCAATATGTACGACAAGAAAGTCGACGTGGCCGAGCTGCGTCGTCAGGTGGGTATGGTATTCCAGAAGCCCAACCCATTTCCGAAATCCATTTATGAAAATGTCGCCTATGGCCTGCGTCTGCAGGGCGTAAAGTCCCGCCGGGTTCTGGATGAAGTGGTGGAGAAGTCCCTGCGCGGCGCTGCCCTGTGGGAAGAAGTCAAAGACCGGCTGCACGACAACGCCTTTGGTCTGTCCGGTGGTCAGCAGCAGCGTCTGGTCATCGCCCGCGCCATTGCCATTGAGCCGGAAGTGATTTTGCTGGATGAGCCGGCGTCGGCATTGGACCCGATTTCAACACTGAAAATTGAAGAGCTGATATACGAGCTCAAAGATCAATACACCATTGTGATTGTGACCCACAATATGCAGCAGGCGGCCCGGGTTTCGGACTATACTGCGTTCATGTACATGGGCGATCTGATCGAGTTTGGTGACACCGATTCGCTGTTTACCAACCCGACCAATAAGCAAACCGAAGATTATATTACCGGCCGGTACGGCTAA
- the phoU gene encoding phosphate signaling complex protein PhoU, with amino-acid sequence MDIKSHTHHISQQYNLELDEIKTKLSEMGGLAQRQVNDAIQALIDADAETAERVVREDDHVNDMELDIDEDCVRILARRQPAASDLRLVIAVTKAITDLERVGDEASKIARQAIALSGDGSTPRGYVEVRHIGGHVSRMLSDALDAFARLDIDLALRVVETDNTVDMEYNSAMREMLTFMMEDPRNISRALNIMWSLRALERIGDHARNLAQYVVYLVKGEDVRHESYDEIQEQIQDDNE; translated from the coding sequence ATGGATATCAAATCCCATACGCATCATATTTCTCAGCAGTACAATCTTGAGCTGGATGAAATCAAGACCAAGCTGTCCGAGATGGGTGGACTGGCTCAACGTCAGGTTAATGATGCCATACAGGCGCTGATTGATGCCGATGCCGAGACCGCCGAGCGGGTGGTTCGGGAAGATGATCACGTCAATGACATGGAGCTGGATATTGACGAAGACTGCGTTCGCATTCTGGCGCGTCGCCAGCCAGCGGCCAGTGACCTGCGTCTCGTTATCGCGGTTACCAAAGCCATCACGGACCTGGAGCGGGTGGGTGATGAGGCGAGCAAAATCGCCCGGCAAGCTATCGCCCTTAGCGGTGACGGCTCCACACCGCGCGGGTACGTTGAAGTGCGCCATATCGGTGGCCATGTCTCGCGCATGTTGAGTGACGCACTGGATGCGTTTGCTCGTCTGGATATCGACCTGGCACTACGGGTAGTGGAAACGGACAACACCGTGGATATGGAGTACAACTCCGCCATGCGGGAAATGCTGACCTTCATGATGGAGGACCCTCGCAATATTTCCCGTGCCCTGAACATCATGTGGAGTCTGCGCGCCCTGGAGCGGATCGGTGATCACGCCCGAAACCTGGCCCAGTACGTGGTGTATCTGGTGAAGGGTGAAGATGTGCGCCACGAATCCTATGACGAGATTCAGGAGCAGATCCAGGACGACAACGAGTAG
- a CDS encoding AEC family transporter: MDSTNLLSTFLFSLAVTTPIFLMVILGAVLRRIGMIDETFINTASRLVFAVGLPVLLFFSSATTDFGAAADGRILFAVVAGAIAIFLLSLLTADGFVRDRRDRGVLAQAAFRGNLVIIGLAYCANAYGESGVAMAALPIAITIVLYNVLSVIALNRDLDSRRGMRGVFSGVVRNPLIIGIVAGLFYGWIEGPMPEPVQRAGNYLGEMSLPLALLCVGGALDLKSLRQVGGGALAATTWKLIVSPLVGVLIALALGLEGQALAVVFLLAASPTATASFVMVRAMGGNASLAATMIVQSTVFGLVTVTLGLWILQALAS; this comes from the coding sequence TTGGACAGCACCAATTTGCTATCGACATTCCTGTTCTCACTCGCGGTCACCACACCGATTTTCCTGATGGTGATTCTTGGTGCGGTGTTACGCCGCATCGGGATGATTGATGAGACCTTCATCAACACGGCATCGCGCCTGGTATTTGCGGTGGGCTTGCCGGTATTGTTGTTTTTCAGCAGCGCCACCACCGACTTTGGTGCCGCCGCCGACGGCCGCATCCTGTTCGCGGTAGTAGCCGGAGCGATCGCCATTTTTCTGTTGAGTCTGCTCACGGCGGACGGTTTTGTGCGCGACCGGCGGGACCGGGGCGTCCTGGCCCAGGCGGCGTTCCGGGGCAACCTGGTGATCATCGGTCTGGCCTACTGCGCCAATGCCTACGGAGAAAGCGGCGTGGCCATGGCCGCCCTACCCATCGCCATCACCATCGTGCTCTATAACGTACTGTCGGTCATTGCGCTCAACCGGGACCTGGACAGCCGGCGAGGCATGCGGGGCGTGTTCTCGGGTGTGGTGCGCAACCCATTGATCATCGGCATTGTCGCCGGACTGTTCTACGGTTGGATTGAAGGCCCCATGCCCGAGCCCGTTCAACGGGCGGGTAACTATCTGGGTGAGATGAGCCTGCCACTGGCCCTGCTGTGTGTGGGCGGCGCGCTGGATCTGAAGTCATTACGGCAAGTGGGCGGTGGCGCCCTGGCGGCCACCACCTGGAAGCTGATTGTTTCGCCCCTGGTCGGTGTCCTGATCGCCTTGGCTCTGGGGCTGGAGGGTCAGGCGCTGGCGGTGGTCTTTCTGCTGGCCGCGTCGCCCACGGCTACCGCCAGTTTTGTCATGGTGCGGGCCATGGGCGGTAATGCCTCCCTGGCGGCCACCATGATCGTCCAGTCCACGGTTTTCGGGTTGGTGACGGTCACGCTGGGCCTGTGGATACTGCAGGCCCTGGCGAGCTGA
- the uxaC gene encoding glucuronate isomerase: MTFIHDDFLLDTEQAKALYHDYAKDMPIIDYHCHLPPDQIGENKQFKNLSEVWLAGDHYKWRAMRSNGVSEKYCTGDASDWEKFQAWAETVPNTLRNPLYHWTHLELKKPFGITDKLLSGENAREVWDQCNELLATPEFSAKGLITQANVKVICTTDDPTHDLRHHQSIAADSNFNTNVLPTWRPDKAMAAEDTKGYNTYLDRLGEVADVQISTYDDLMSALQKRHDFFHEQGCRLSDHGLETVHAEDYTDAEIKAIFAKVRGGKDLDQTELNKFYSAMLVEFARQDHEKGWVQQYHIGAIRNNNPRLFRDLGPDTGFDSIGDHNYAKPLSKFLGRLDNDDRLAKTILYNLNPRDNEMIATMIGNFQDGSAAGKMQFGSGWWFLDQLDGMKRQIEALSQLGLLSRFVGMLTDSRSFLSYSRHEYFRRLLCRILGHDMAAGTVPNDLKMVGSMIQDISFNNAKDYFPFDVPK; the protein is encoded by the coding sequence ATGACTTTTATACACGACGATTTTTTGCTCGACACCGAGCAGGCCAAGGCGTTGTACCACGATTACGCCAAAGACATGCCGATCATTGACTACCACTGCCACCTCCCCCCGGATCAGATCGGCGAAAATAAACAGTTCAAGAATCTGTCCGAGGTCTGGCTGGCGGGTGACCATTACAAATGGCGAGCGATGCGCTCCAATGGTGTCAGCGAAAAGTACTGCACCGGTGATGCCAGCGACTGGGAGAAATTTCAGGCCTGGGCCGAAACCGTACCGAATACCCTGCGCAACCCGCTGTATCACTGGACCCACCTGGAACTGAAGAAGCCTTTCGGCATCACCGACAAGCTGCTCAGCGGCGAAAATGCCCGCGAGGTGTGGGACCAGTGCAACGAACTGCTGGCGACGCCGGAATTCAGCGCCAAGGGCCTGATCACCCAGGCCAATGTGAAGGTCATCTGCACCACCGATGACCCGACCCACGACCTGCGCCATCACCAGTCCATCGCCGCGGACAGCAATTTCAACACCAATGTGCTGCCCACCTGGCGCCCGGACAAGGCCATGGCCGCCGAAGATACCAAGGGTTACAACACCTACCTGGATCGGCTCGGGGAAGTGGCTGACGTACAGATCAGCACTTACGACGACCTGATGAGCGCCCTGCAGAAGCGTCACGACTTCTTCCATGAGCAGGGTTGCCGCCTGTCGGATCACGGGTTGGAAACCGTCCACGCCGAAGACTATACCGACGCTGAAATCAAGGCGATTTTCGCCAAAGTGCGCGGCGGCAAGGACCTCGACCAGACCGAGCTGAACAAGTTCTACTCGGCGATGCTGGTGGAGTTCGCCCGTCAGGACCACGAGAAAGGCTGGGTCCAGCAGTACCACATTGGCGCCATCCGCAACAACAACCCGCGGCTGTTCCGCGATCTGGGCCCGGATACCGGTTTCGACTCCATTGGCGACCACAACTACGCCAAGCCACTGTCGAAATTCCTCGGCCGTCTGGACAACGACGACCGCCTGGCCAAAACCATTCTGTACAATCTGAACCCGCGCGATAATGAGATGATCGCCACCATGATCGGCAACTTCCAGGATGGCTCGGCCGCCGGCAAGATGCAGTTCGGTAGCGGTTGGTGGTTCCTGGATCAGTTGGACGGCATGAAGCGCCAGATCGAAGCCCTGAGCCAGTTGGGTCTGTTGAGCCGGTTTGTGGGGATGCTGACCGACAGCCGCAGCTTCCTGAGCTACTCCCGCCACGAGTACTTCCGGCGTCTGCTGTGCCGCATCCTCGGCCATGATATGGCCGCCGGTACGGTGCCCAATGACCTGAAAATGGTCGGCAGCATGATTCAGGACATCAGCTTCAACAACGCGAAAGACTACTTCCCGTTTGACGTCCCGAAATAA
- a CDS encoding thioredoxin family protein, protein MARTPSNMLPLGTELPDTTLPDPAGETWKLSQRMGDKGLVVMFICNHCPFVLHIAPFLETLNDRLNEIGIRCIAISSNDVKEYPADSPEKMAQFAKEYKLAFPYLYDETQRVAKSFDAACTPDFYLFDRNKRLVYRGQLDDSRPGNDIPVTGKDLLAAAELVARGEQPPEDQQRPSLGCNIKWKS, encoded by the coding sequence ATGGCCCGCACGCCTTCCAATATGCTTCCTCTGGGCACTGAGCTGCCCGATACCACTTTGCCCGATCCCGCCGGGGAGACCTGGAAACTGAGCCAGCGCATGGGCGATAAGGGGCTGGTGGTGATGTTCATCTGTAACCACTGCCCGTTTGTTCTGCATATTGCGCCGTTCCTGGAAACACTCAACGACCGGCTCAATGAAATAGGCATCCGCTGTATCGCCATCAGCTCCAACGATGTCAAGGAGTACCCGGCGGATTCTCCGGAAAAAATGGCTCAATTTGCCAAGGAGTACAAACTGGCGTTCCCGTACCTCTACGACGAAACCCAACGGGTGGCCAAATCCTTTGATGCGGCCTGTACCCCGGATTTCTACCTGTTTGACCGGAATAAGCGGTTGGTTTACCGGGGCCAACTGGACGACAGCCGTCCGGGCAATGATATTCCTGTGACCGGGAAAGACCTGCTGGCGGCGGCTGAGTTGGTCGCCAGAGGTGAGCAGCCCCCCGAAGATCAGCAGCGTCCCAGCCTGGGCTGCAATATCAAGTGGAAATCCTGA